In Oryza sativa Japonica Group chromosome 1, ASM3414082v1, the genomic stretch TTTACTGTCATTTGAAATATTGGAATGGAGGGCATATTTCCTTTGATAACAATTTATGGACAGATTGGATGTGCCCTATTTGCTCAAATTAAATAAGTGAAATGCCCCTCTCTATCCATAGAACAATTGAAAAGCGAGCATGGAGATGAATTTTGTTATTAATGCGTGTGAACTTGTGGATGAACTGCTAGTTGGATATTAACATTATTATAGTTTCTCTATGTGCAGCAAGTTCTCAACAGTCTACAAATCACTGCCTGAAATCCACACTTAAGTACATCTAGCAAATATCCTTTCTATAGAGTAAACAATGGCTGCAATCCAGAAATCATCAAGTGTTGGGGCTATATCAAAACTGAAAAACAATACCCTTCATAGTGCACATCCCAAATTCACTATTGAGAAAGCTTAATTATTCCACATCCCTAGCAACATCCCACTTCTCTGTATGCAGCAATCATCAATAATTTTACTCATCACTACCATCGATTGAAACCTAAAATCCACAATACTTGTTGGCATCACCGCACTACCAAAGTTTTAGACAAAACTATAATCAATTATAGTTGGCATCGATTAATCATACACAATTGTATCGTCAACTAAAACCTGAAAGTACAATTTCTTACCAGCCTGATATCTTCTTCGTGACTGTATAACATCTTGCCGGTCTTGCCACCCGACTCATCTTCAGGTCCAGGGGCAGGGGAAGGAGCAAGGGTTGTTGTCACACGGTGCCGGCGTCCTGCTCTCGAGCTCGAGGATGGCTTGCACGTCGCTGCAGAGCCAGCCGCCAGTCCCAAACTTGGAGTTGCCTTCTTGCCCGTTGAACCCGGTGTGTCCGTCGTTGCACTGACTGCCGGCGGAGCCGAAGATGAAGACGGCAGTGGCTGGGTGCAGAACGGAGGGAATGGTAGAGGGGGGTACGGGAACGCCGGAAGAGGAGGCAATGACGCCGGCTGGCTCAGCGACTGAGAAAGcgccgcggtggcggctggATCTTGAAGAAAACGTGCGAAAGCGTCTGCCAGCCTCGGATCCATCTGCACATAGGTTTGCAATTTGATGTATAGATCGAATCAGATACCCAATCAAATTAGAATCGGTGAATCAGGGGAAAAAGCACGCGCTAGGGTTTGCTCACCTCGCTCCACCGACGGATACCTCGACCGGCCGCTTCTCCGGAGGGGATAGCGACAGGGGAAAAGCAGCCGGCGACGGGGAGGCCGCCCTGGATTGGGGCTTcagggcggcgatggcgaggcggGAGTGGAGCCGACGACGGAATGGAGGAAAAATACGAGCGCGCGAAAGAGAAGGCAGTGGCGCGGGAGACGGAAATACTAGGGTTGAAGCGCGATTTTGGAAGGGCGAAATCGGAAATCCTGCTCGCATCCGCCCTCGAGCGCACGCGGAAACGAGGGCACGCGCTCGCCTCGCGCCTCGGTTTCTCGCCTCGCGAGAGAAGGATGCGCGCGGCTCAGTATGGGGGCGAGGAGCTCACCACGGACGCGCGCCCTCCCTCCACGCGAGACCGACTCCTACGTGGCGCCCCATAGCACCGTGCCAGCTGTGTGCACTGTGAGAGGCCTTAGCTCGCCGCAACATGTGAGGCGTCGTGATGTACTcgctccgtcccataatataagagattttaaatttttgcttgcactgtttggccactcgtcttatttaaaaaaatttatgcaaatataaaaaataaaaaattatgcttaaagtactttggataataaagtaagtcaaaaaaaataataattccaaaaaattttgaataagatgagtggttaaaccgtacaaacaaaaactaaaaatctcttatattatgtgacggagggagtagcttattAGGTAGAAGACCCTACCTAGCTAGGTCGTAGTAGCTAAGTTGAGTGATGATCTGGCCGTCCTCGATCGCTTTGGGGATTATTCGATTTCTTGTATAAAACGAGATGTGGGTCAGCAGTTGTTTTCCTTTTCCTGTTTCATTTAGGGGCCtgtttggattgctaccaaaaatATGCCCTATAAATATTTTGGAAATTTGAATAATAGCACTTGCATTTGATTGATTTGAAACCAATTCATTGGTATTACCTAATCTAGATTTGGTATCAAtctagaacattcttcactacaattttacattttgccTCTGTATTGGTAGTAAATCAAACGTGATCAAATACAATCTTACATTCCAAATATTTAGTAGTGCTAAAACTTTCCTAGATTTCAGCACtacaaaaaattttggaagggTACCAATCCAAATAGGCCCCAGATcttaggggtattttggtcagatCACCATACAAAATAGGGTAAAAACCATATAATTGATtaaagagagagaaaatggCATTTTAACGTATATTCACGGTTTGAGAATGATATTTTAACAAAGTCGAATTCCAAAGTGAAACCCCGTCATGACAGTGGtaaaatgtcaattttctcgcGTCCGTCCTATCTCTCGTGTTTTATCGGACATCCGATTGCCTCTTCAGTCCAGCGCCGTAGAAGTAGAAAGGTCGTCCCGCGGCACGTCAACGTTCAAACCAGCTCGTCACGCTGTTATTCTCTCTTCGATTTGTTTATCAATTTGGCCCAGCTGGAGACGGATCCAAACCCAACCCAACGCAACAACGCGCGCAGGCTTTTTCGGCTAAAAACTAGCGCTATTGCGGCCACATGTCTAAATATTCCCATTTGACCACCCCACCCACGCCGCTACGCGCCTTCCCCTCTTTCCTATATAAATCCCCGCCCCAAGAGCTACCCCGCCtcgtctcatctcatctcattcaCACCACACCAACATTCGCTAGCTCACTCACTCTACCTCGCTAGCGATCTACTCGATCCAGTGGTTAATTTGAAATGGACGCGCCGTGTGGatggacgacgtcggcggcggcggcggtggcggaggaggaggatgttCGGAGAGGGCCGTGGACGGTGGAGGAGGACGCGGTGCTGGCCGGGTACGTGGCGGCGAACGGCGAGGGGCGGTGGAACGAgctggcgcgggcggcggggctgAGGCGCACGGGGAAGAGCTGCCGCCTCCGGTGGCTCAACTACCTCCGCCCCGACGTGCGCCGCGGCGACTTCACCCCGCAGGAGCAGCTGCTCATCCTCGAGCTCCACTTCCGGTGGGGGAACCGCTGGTCCAGGATCGCGCAGCACATGCCGGGGAGGACGGACAACGAGATCAAGAACTACTGGCGGACCAGGGTGCAGAAGCACGCCAAGCAGCTCGGCTGCGACGTCAATAGCCGCCAGTTCAAGGACGTCATGAGGCACCTCTGGATGCCGCGCCTCGTCGAGAggatccacgccgccgccgcctcgtcggaacgcgccgcgccgccgccgtgtgccgccgcgccggctaGTCACAGCGGCATGTGCCACTCACCTGACCCGTCAACCACGACGTCGAGCATGGCAGGGTCGTCGGTGACGCACGGCGAGCAGTTCCCGTCGTCGACGAACCACCACCTGATGACCATGGCCAGCGTCACCACCGCAGCGGCAGATTGGTCCAGCGAGCaatgcggcagcggcagcgccaCCAGCACGAGCGTTGGGATCAGTTATGACATGTTCGAGGGGAGCTGGTCGGAGCTCCTCGCCCGCgcctacgacgacgacggcgccgattCTTCGCTGCTGCCGGACTTCCAAATGGCAGACACCGGAGACAACTGCTGGTGGAGTAATTTGGAGGACATCTGGTCACAGCAGCCGTACTGATAATTTCTGTATACTACGTACGCTAGCTAGATAGCTCTTAATTATGAATGACCAACTTAATTTATTTGTAATTATATTGTTACTGATTGATTAATTGCTAATGAGAAAATTATTTAATGAAGCAGAGGATTAATTTGTATTTGTGTATGCTCTGATTCTTACGTTATAACTTACGAGAAAAAAAACGACTATATCTCAATTGGTCATGCtcagagggaaaaaaaatctattggaAGATAACCGTTATTTACTCAAGCACAAAAGGTT encodes the following:
- the LOC4326726 gene encoding MYB-like transcription factor EOBI, which encodes MDAPCGWTTSAAAAVAEEEDVRRGPWTVEEDAVLAGYVAANGEGRWNELARAAGLRRTGKSCRLRWLNYLRPDVRRGDFTPQEQLLILELHFRWGNRWSRIAQHMPGRTDNEIKNYWRTRVQKHAKQLGCDVNSRQFKDVMRHLWMPRLVERIHAAAASSERAAPPPCAAAPASHSGMCHSPDPSTTTSSMAGSSVTHGEQFPSSTNHHLMTMASVTTAAADWSSEQCGSGSATSTSVGISYDMFEGSWSELLARAYDDDGADSSLLPDFQMADTGDNCWWSNLEDIWSQQPY